The genomic interval CGCGCTCGACAACAACCACCCCAACACACGGTCCCCATCCCGCAAAGCCTCCACGCGGCGCTTCAACAACAAAACTCCACACCCCTCGCCTCGTACAAACCCATCCGCAGATGACGAAAAGGCACGGCAAACTCCACTCTCAGAGAGCATGCCGGCCTGAGCAAAAGCAATCGACGGCTCAGGCGACAAGATGAGATTCACTCCGCCTGCAAGCGCTGCAGAACACTCGCCATTGCGGAGACCTTCACACGCCAGGTGCACAGCCACCAGCGACGAAGAGCACGCCGTATCCAGCGAAACCGCAGGCCCGTTCAATCCCAGCACATAGGAGATACGCCCGGCCGCCACGCTCGACGCCACTCCCGAAGCAAAGTGAGGATTGATCGCATTCGTGTCGCCCCCGCGCAACTGCAATTGCGCATAGTCGTGAGACGACAACCCCATGTACACGCCGGTTTGCGTCTGATAAAGACTCTCCGGGTCAATACCGGCGTCCTCAATCGCCTCCCAACACACCTCCAGCAGAAGCCTCTGCTGCGGGTCGACACCAACCGCCTCGCGCGGAGAGATCCCAAAGTGCCGCGGGTCGAACAGGTCCACCCGCTCCAGCAACGCCGCATATTTCGCACTCTCTGGCAATGGCCTGTCGCGAAGCGAATCGGCAAGCCTGGTGACAACACCCTCGCCAACTGCGGAGATTCCCTGGCGAAGAAGTCTCCAGTAGTCTTCCACTCCTCCTTCGCCGCCTGGAATGCGACACCCCATGCCAACGATCGCAATCGGCTCCGGCTGAGACGATTCCAATTCGCGAATGCGGGCCTGCGCGCGCTCCAGTGCGAGAAACGCCAGCTTAAGAGGCGACAGCACTGCGTCGGATTTGATCTTCTCTGTCATAGCCTGCTCAGACGTTCCTTCAGCAACCGTTCGACCTCTTCTTCCGAGAGCTCCATCACCTGTTCGGCAGTCAGATACTCCGTCCCATCGACAGTCGAGCATGAGCTCATCATCGCTACATTCTTCTCTGCGTCCGCCAGACTCGATGTAAACATTCCGGCCAGCGCACGCGACAACTCGCCAACAGTTCCAGTGTCAAATCCAATCGTCGACGGAATTCGCCCCTGCAAGCCCAGCCGTTTCGCAAGCTCGCTGCGAAGCTCCAATGCGATCAGCGAATCCATGCCAAGATCGCTTAACCGGTCGCGATCACCCAACGTGTCCGGCTTGCCCTCAAGACGGAACACATCGCAGACTGCCTGTCGAACGGCCGTTGAAATCGCCAGCGCGCGCTCATCCGCATCCAGGTTCGTCAAATCGATCGCTACCGCCGATACCAGAGCAGCTTCCTGTGCCTGCAAGCGTCCTCTTGTTCGTCCGGACAGGTTCTCCAGCGATACCGGTCTCGCATCCTCATCCCGCCGCGCGAGCAACACATGCTGCCCCATCTGAGAGGCCTTCGAGTCCGCGGAAGGAAAGGCCGACATTGTGGAGAACCCGTTTCTTTCAAGAAGCGACTGCCATCTCTCCACTGGAAGCAGAGGGTTGTCGCCACGCTCGGAATCGGTAAAGTGCTGCCAGCCTTCGATCAAACCCGTCGACATGTCGAACCATGCGTGATGGCGCGTCGTCTCCAGCAGCACAAGCATTCCGCCAGGGACCAGGAGCCTGTGAACCCGTTCCAAAGCTGCGCCTAAATCCTGCGCGGCATGAATCACATTGGCCGCGAGAATAAGATCAAACCCCTCCAACGGAAAGCCCTGCTCTTCAGCGTCCCGATCGATATCGAATAAATCAAACCTCAGAAATGGGTACTCGCTGAACTTTCGTCGCGCGCGATTGAGGAAAAGATCCGAGACATCGGTAAATAAGTACTCGACGTTCTCCCGCTGAAGCATAGTCAGCACCGCCGCAGTCGTTCCCCCCGTGCCTCCACCGATCTCAAGGATTCGCACCGTACGCCGTTGACCAAGTTCCCGCGCCGCGCTTCGCAGAGCGCACCCAACAATCGGATTCAGGTATCTGGCTTCGACATTGTTCTCGTAAAGGTTTTCCGCCAGCGCAAACGAACCGTCGGGAAAGAGCGTTTCAAGCGCGCTCGTACGCCCTCTCAACACGTCGTCCAGCAGCGATCCGCAGTGCCGCAGGTACACAAGTATGCCGTCGTCCTTCGACAGCCACCGCTCCGCTTCCGTCCAATACGCATCGAGAGCAACGACTGAAAAGCCTTCTCGCGCTTGAAAGGAATCTCCTTGCCGCACGATGCTGCCAAGCCTCTCAAGCCCTTCAAGCCAGCGGCTGACGATCTTCCGATAGATCGGCAGGAACCCTCCACACTGCATCACCTCATCGAGGTTCGCAGGTTGTACCGACGAAAGAGCGCCTGACGCCACGAAGAGATTCCGGGCATGAGCAAGCGTAAGGCCTTCGAGCGCAACCCAGCGTTCGGGGTAGTGCTCTACGTCCCAGCCCAGCGGCCCCAGAAGACTCTGACGCTCCGCCTCCATGCAGGCCATCTCCCACGCCGCGTCGCGCTGCTGCCGTCGCTCATCAACCGGCCGCAAACCAAACCAGAAGCGTCTCCTCTGAAACGG from Acidobacteriota bacterium carries:
- a CDS encoding polyketide synthase, with the translated sequence MTEKIKSDAVLSPLKLAFLALERAQARIRELESSQPEPIAIVGMGCRIPGGEGGVEDYWRLLRQGISAVGEGVVTRLADSLRDRPLPESAKYAALLERVDLFDPRHFGISPREAVGVDPQQRLLLEVCWEAIEDAGIDPESLYQTQTGVYMGLSSHDYAQLQLRGGDTNAINPHFASGVASSVAAGRISYVLGLNGPAVSLDTACSSSLVAVHLACEGLRNGECSAALAGGVNLILSPEPSIAFAQAGMLSESGVCRAFSSSADGFVRGEGCGVLLLKRRVEALRDGDRVLGWLLSSA